One Orrella dioscoreae genomic window carries:
- the dapC gene encoding succinyldiaminopimelate transaminase, which yields MNPRLDALQPYPFEKLRALMAEAGTPPEGLRPIGLQIGEPKHAAPQRVKDALSASLDGLSVYPPTKGDPALRTAISQWISRRYDLPAPDAETQVLPVLGSREALFAFAQVVIDPSRPARVVCPNPFYQIYEGAALLAGAQPYFVNADPARDFGCNWDRVPAEVWAQTQLLFVCSPGNPAGNVMSLDEWRTLFELADRHGFVIAADECYSEIYLDEDAPPLGALQAARRLGRNDYRGLVCFSSLSKRSNVPGLRSGFVAGDAALIARFLLYRTYHGSAMSPIVTAASIAAWNDEGHVEDNRAQYRAKFDAVLPVLEPVLDVRRPQASFYLWAGTHGSDTIFTRDLYAQTGVTVLPGSLLAREAHGANPGAGRIRIALVAPLADCLEAAHRIADFARRRR from the coding sequence ATGAACCCACGTCTCGACGCTCTGCAACCCTATCCCTTCGAAAAGCTGCGTGCCCTCATGGCCGAAGCGGGCACACCGCCGGAGGGCTTGCGCCCCATCGGCCTGCAGATCGGCGAGCCCAAGCACGCTGCCCCGCAGCGGGTGAAGGACGCCCTGTCCGCCTCGCTGGACGGGCTGTCGGTGTATCCGCCCACCAAAGGCGACCCTGCCCTGCGCACGGCCATTTCGCAGTGGATCTCGCGCCGCTACGACCTGCCCGCGCCCGACGCGGAAACGCAGGTGCTGCCGGTGCTGGGCTCGCGCGAGGCCCTGTTCGCCTTCGCGCAGGTGGTCATCGACCCCAGCCGTCCGGCGCGCGTGGTCTGCCCCAATCCGTTCTACCAGATCTATGAAGGCGCGGCGCTGCTGGCCGGCGCCCAGCCCTACTTCGTGAATGCCGACCCGGCGCGCGACTTCGGCTGCAACTGGGACCGCGTGCCCGCCGAGGTGTGGGCGCAGACCCAACTGCTGTTCGTGTGCTCGCCCGGCAACCCGGCCGGCAACGTGATGTCGCTGGACGAGTGGCGCACGCTGTTCGAACTGGCCGACCGCCACGGTTTCGTGATCGCCGCCGACGAGTGCTATTCCGAGATTTACCTGGACGAGGACGCCCCTCCCCTGGGCGCGCTGCAGGCGGCACGCCGCCTGGGCCGCAACGATTATCGCGGCCTGGTGTGCTTCTCAAGCCTGTCCAAGCGCTCGAACGTGCCTGGCCTGCGCTCGGGTTTCGTGGCGGGCGACGCCGCGCTGATCGCGCGCTTCCTGCTGTACCGCACCTATCACGGCAGCGCGATGAGCCCCATCGTGACGGCCGCCAGCATCGCGGCCTGGAACGACGAGGGCCACGTCGAGGACAATCGCGCCCAGTACCGCGCGAAGTTCGATGCCGTGCTGCCGGTGCTGGAACCGGTGCTGGACGTGCGCCGGCCGCAGGCCTCCTTCTATTTGTGGGCGGGCACCCATGGCTCGGATACGATCTTCACGCGCGACCTGTACGCGCAGACGGGCGTGACCGTGCTGCCCGGCAGCCTGCTGGCGCGCGAGGCGCACGGCGCCAATCCGGGCGCGGGCCGCATCCGCATCGCGCTGGTCGCGCCGCTGGCCGACTGCCTGGAAGCCGCCCACCGCATCGCTGATTTCGCGCGGCGGCGGCGCTAG